In Choloepus didactylus isolate mChoDid1 chromosome 6, mChoDid1.pri, whole genome shotgun sequence, one DNA window encodes the following:
- the LOC119538301 gene encoding olfactory receptor 8D4 yields MGVRNCSTVPEFFLSGLTDQPALQLPLFCLFLGMYMVTVVGNLGMTSIIGLTDQLHTPMYFFLSCLSFIDVCYSSVIIPKMLAGFLCRDKRISYSGCMTQLFLFCIFVISECYMLAAMAYDRYVAICSPLLYNVIMSPRVCSLLAAAVFSVGFTDAMIHGSCILRLSFCGTNIIRHYFCDLVPLIKLSCSSTSIDELLIFVIGGFNMVATSLTIFISYAFILSNILRISSKEGRSKAFSTCSSHLTAVLVFYGSIMFMYLKPTSGSWVTQEKVSSVFYTTVIPMVNPLIYSLRNREVKHALMKLLRRKIPS; encoded by the coding sequence ATGGGTGTGAGAAACTGTTCCACAGTGCCCGagttttttctttcaggattAACTGACCAACCAGCCCTTCAGCTGCcccttttctgcctcttcttaGGGATGTACATGGTCACTGTGGTGGGAAACCTTGGCATGACCTCAATTATTGGGTTGACTGATCaactccacacccccatgtactttttcctcagttgtttgtcttttatagATGTCTGCTATTCTTCAGTCATTATCCCCAAAATGCTGGCAGGGTTTTTATGCAGAGATAAAAGGATCTCCTATTCTGGATGCATGACTCAGctgtttctcttctgtatttttgtCATTTCCGAATGCTACATGCTGGCAGCAATGGCCTACGATCGCTACGTTGCCATCTGTAGCCCACTGCTCTACAACGTCATCATGTCCCCTCGGGTCTGCTCTCTGCTGGCGGCTGCAGTCTTCTCAGTAGGTTTTACCGATGCCATGATTCATGGGAGTTGTATCTTAAGGCTGTCTTTCTGTGGAACAAACATCATTAGACATTATTTCTGTGACCTCGTCCCCCTTATTAAACTCTCCTGTTCCAGCACTTCCATTGATGAGCTTTTGATTTTTGTCATTGGTGGATTTAACATGGTGGCCACCAGCCTGACAATCTTCATTTCTTATGCTTTTATCCTTTCCAACATCCTCCGCATCAGTTCTAAGGAGGGCAGGTCCAAAGCGTTTAGCACCTGCAGCTCCCACCTGACGGCTGTGCTTGTATTTTATGGCTCTATCATGTTCATGTATCTCAAACCCACTTCCGGCAGTTGGGTCACCCAGGAGAAAGTGTCCTCAGTGTTTTACACCACCGTGATTCCCATGGTGAATCCCCTGATATATAGTCTGAGGAACAGGGAAGTGAAACATGCACTGATGAAACTCTTAAGAAGAAAAATACCTTCATAA